In Marispirochaeta aestuarii, the genomic window TTGTTAATTGCCCTTTCGCTACTTATTGTGGAGACTGTTATAGCCATTGCAGTCCACTCCCATTTTTCCCGGCCACTGGAAACGATAAAATCCTGGTTTCTTGCCCATCGCCGTCTATCGCTGCGGGTAATTTTACCGGTTCTTCTGGTGCTGAATTTCGGCATGGCAGTGCTGTTCTCCTTTACCCTTGGAGCTCCCGAGGGAACTGACGAACAGGTTGAGCTCGAAGAGCCCTCCGGCATAGCCAGGGACTTCTTCGAGACCCTGCCTGAACTCAAACAGCCCCGGGTACCGGAGCCGAAACAGCAGCAGGCGGAGGAACCCCGGATCATGAAGGGCCTTCCGGCGGATTCGACCCTGAATATTCCCTCGCTGAACAGCGGAAGTCCGGAAAACGAAAGCCCCTCCGCCGGGAAGGCTCCCGAGGATCAGTAAGATAAAGCTCAGCGGACAAGGGCCGGACGCTTGCTGTCGAACTTCCAGCCCGGAATAAGGTACTGCATGGCCTCCGCATCGTCGCGATCCCCGTGCTTCAGGGTTTTGTAGAGCCTGTGGGCCTCCTCTACCCGCTGCATATCGATTTCAAGGCCAAGGCCCGGTTTTTCCGGAATCTCAATATACCCTCCACTGATGCTGTAGGGCTCCTTTGTAAGACGTTGCCCATCCTGCCAGATCCAGTGGGTATCCATGGCGGTAATGTCGCCGGGTGCAGCGGCGGCCACCTGGGTGAAGATTGCCAGAGAGATATCGAAGTGGTTGTTGGAGTGGGAACCCCAGGTAAGTCCCCAGTCATTGCAGACCTGGGCAGCCCGGACTGAACCGCTCATGGTCCAGAAATGGGGGTCCGCCAGGGGAATATCCACGGATTTCAGGACCACGGAGTGATGGAACTGCCGCCAGTTGGTGGCAATCATGTTCGTGGCAACGGGAATGTTTGTCGCAGTTTTGAACTCCGCCATGATCTCCCGGCCTGAGAATCCCTGTTCGGGACCGCAGGGGTCTTCCGCGTAGCTCAGATCCTCCTTCATTTCCAGGCAGAGCCGTACCGCCTCCTCCAGAGACCAGGCGCCGTTGGGATCTATATTGATACGGGCATCGGGAAACTCCTTCGCCAGGGCCCTGATTACCTCCGCCTCTTTTTCTCCCTCCAGAACTCCCCCCTTCAGCTTGAAATCCCTGAAGCCGTAATGCTCCCTTGCGGCCCCGGCCTGCTCAAGGATTGCATCGACGGTCAAAGCGGCCTGACGCCTGATCCTGAACCATGGCACCGGGCTGGACTTCTCATCCAGGTAGGGAAGATCTGTGCCGTTTTTATCCGCTACAAAAAAGAGGTACCCCAGCATAAGGACCCTGTCCCGCTGCAGACCGTCCCCCAGAAGAGCTGCCGCAGGAACCTGCAGGTACTGTCCCAAAAGGTCCAGAAGAGCCGATTCAACGGCTATCTCGGCGTGGACAACAAAGCGGAGCTGACTCAGATCCAGTTCCTGCAGACCTTCTCCTCCGTCGGCACTGCGCCCCGGGTCCGCCCCGGAGAGGGACTTGAGAATACCCTTGTAATCCCCGATGGGTTTTCCCACCACATGGGGTATATAGCTTTTCAGAGCGGCAAGGATATGCTCGCCGCCGTGGACCTCCCCGAGGCCGGTTTTCCCGGAACTGTCGGTGAGGATTACGATATTTCTGGTAAAAACGGGACCGTGTGCTCCGCTTAAGGAGAGCAGCATACTGTCGTAGCCGGCCACTGGAATAACCTTCATCCCGGTAACTACAGGGGATCCCTGAATCTTCTGATCCTTGTATGAACTCATTCTTGCATCCTTGAATAATTGATTTTTACCGATTCAAGCATAGCATGCACCCCATGGGGTATCTTGCAAAAACCGGATGGGCTTTGTACTTTATGTCCAGGTACGAATATAGAAAGTATAAGTCTCGCCGCATAACGGGAGTATGAATGATCAGGATAACGGTGGTAGCCCCGGACCGGGAACTGGGACGACTTTTCTCGGAAGCCTTTGAAGAGCACGACGAACAGATTCATCCTGCGGACCCGAAACAGGAGATATATGAGCTGGAGGTACTGATTGAGCACAATCATGACCGCATACGCCAGCTGCAAATAGAGGGCGATGTCGTCGTAGCCAGGGGACACACCGCCCAGATTCTCCTGGAAAACGAGAACTCTGTTCCGGTGGTTAAGCTTCCGGTTACAGGGAACGATATTATCCGTTGTCTCAAGGAGTGCGGCGAACTCTTTCCCGAGCGCAGACCGATCATCATGGGAACCCGGAATATCGTGTTTCAGGTGGAAAACCTCTACGACCTTTTCGGCCGCGGACTGACACCGGTACTCCTCACCGAACAGACTCCCAGGGAAATAGCCGCCATGTTCGAACTGATGGCAGACCCCGAAACAAGCGTCATGATCGGCGGCAGAATGGTCTGCGAACATGCCCAGCAGCAGGGGATTCCCCATGTAATGCTCCGGTCCGGGCGCCTGGCTGTCTGGCAGACAATTACGGAAGCCAAGCGGGTCGCCTGGATCAGCAGGGTGGAACAGGAAAAAGCCACCCGCTACAAATCGGTTCTGGACTGTGCCACGGAAGGGATTCTCGTTGTGGACCGTAAAGGACGTCTGAGCATAATGAACGCCACCTGCGAAGAGATGCTGGGAATACAGGCTGACAAGAGCATCGGAAAAGAGATAAGCGAGCTCTTTGGGGAAAGCGATCTGCACGGCTTTATTCTGCGTTCCGGCAGCCTGCGGGATGAAATTCTTCTGTTTAAAGGACAGAGTTTCGCGGCAAACAAGGACACGGTTGTCCACAAGGCGGAAAAGATCGGAACAGTAATCACCCTGAGGCGTGTCAGGGAGATTCAGGAAACCGAGGTCAACATCCGCGAAAAAATGCACAGGAAAGGTCATACAGCCAGACACACCTTCAAGGATATTATCGGGGTCGGAAAAACCATACAGGCGACCATGGAAAAGGCCCGCAGTTTCAGCAGCGTTGATTCCAACGTGCTTATTTACGGTGGGACC contains:
- a CDS encoding sigma 54-interacting transcriptional regulator; protein product: MIRITVVAPDRELGRLFSEAFEEHDEQIHPADPKQEIYELEVLIEHNHDRIRQLQIEGDVVVARGHTAQILLENENSVPVVKLPVTGNDIIRCLKECGELFPERRPIIMGTRNIVFQVENLYDLFGRGLTPVLLTEQTPREIAAMFELMADPETSVMIGGRMVCEHAQQQGIPHVMLRSGRLAVWQTITEAKRVAWISRVEQEKATRYKSVLDCATEGILVVDRKGRLSIMNATCEEMLGIQADKSIGKEISELFGESDLHGFILRSGSLRDEILLFKGQSFAANKDTVVHKAEKIGTVITLRRVREIQETEVNIREKMHRKGHTARHTFKDIIGVGKTIQATMEKARSFSSVDSNVLIYGGTGTGKELFAQSIHNNSSRRKGPFVAINCAAISESLLESELFGYVRGAFTGASRGGKPGLFELAHRGTVFLDEVSEMSLRLQGRLLRVLQEKELMRLGDDKIIPVDIRIISAVNRDLKTLVDAGKFREDLFYRLDVLNLDLPSLESRREDIPFLSRYFIQSLGEKNGPRKTLEKSALEYLQGRSWRGNIRELMNACERLYVLSETDRIDENEARRILGAEESPGVSSVLPGSSIDDETLRTLLEEEGYRKDRVAERLGIHRSTLWRRIKKLNPPRN
- a CDS encoding enolase C-terminal domain-like protein: MSSYKDQKIQGSPVVTGMKVIPVAGYDSMLLSLSGAHGPVFTRNIVILTDSSGKTGLGEVHGGEHILAALKSYIPHVVGKPIGDYKGILKSLSGADPGRSADGGEGLQELDLSQLRFVVHAEIAVESALLDLLGQYLQVPAAALLGDGLQRDRVLMLGYLFFVADKNGTDLPYLDEKSSPVPWFRIRRQAALTVDAILEQAGAAREHYGFRDFKLKGGVLEGEKEAEVIRALAKEFPDARINIDPNGAWSLEEAVRLCLEMKEDLSYAEDPCGPEQGFSGREIMAEFKTATNIPVATNMIATNWRQFHHSVVLKSVDIPLADPHFWTMSGSVRAAQVCNDWGLTWGSHSNNHFDISLAIFTQVAAAAPGDITAMDTHWIWQDGQRLTKEPYSISGGYIEIPEKPGLGLEIDMQRVEEAHRLYKTLKHGDRDDAEAMQYLIPGWKFDSKRPALVR